In Planctomycetota bacterium, a single window of DNA contains:
- a CDS encoding anthranilate synthase component I family protein, which yields MSCRPIDLPLEPGHVLERWPSDRPLAACWAAPNAPHRWTVLASPHPVLDPADAERHLSLPLAAGGAAQCPEASADLPPFRGGLIGWVAYDAARALEPRAFLPTRFPPADAPDMVWARCPDALAYDAHRRVWWAIGDGAALVADLESAPPRETFRVGPLRSRTGRAAYLAACARVIEYIRAGDIYQANLAHRLDAPFEGSSRALWRAMLHAAHPWHGVYVESPAHALTMCGVSPELFLEFDPASRRLTTRPMKGTRPATPGARADLEHSPKDRAELAMIVDLMRNDLGRVCELGSVRVDRPRDIDRHAALWQATATVSGTLEHGRSALDVLRAAFPCGSVTGAPKVRAMQIIDELEPEPRGPYCGLAGFVSDHGAFSWAVSIRTAIVRHAASGARLHYSVGAGIVADSDPPGEWRETLAKAAALRKALRTPAGSTRP from the coding sequence GTGTCCTGCCGCCCGATCGACCTCCCGCTCGAGCCGGGCCACGTGCTCGAACGCTGGCCCTCCGACCGCCCCCTCGCCGCCTGCTGGGCCGCCCCGAACGCCCCGCACCGCTGGACCGTCCTCGCCTCGCCGCACCCCGTCCTCGACCCTGCCGACGCCGAACGCCACCTCAGCCTGCCCCTCGCCGCCGGCGGCGCGGCCCAGTGCCCCGAGGCGTCCGCCGACCTGCCTCCCTTCCGGGGCGGGCTCATCGGCTGGGTCGCCTACGACGCCGCCCGCGCGCTCGAGCCCCGTGCCTTCCTCCCGACGCGTTTTCCGCCCGCCGACGCCCCCGACATGGTCTGGGCCCGCTGCCCCGACGCCCTTGCCTACGACGCCCATCGCCGCGTGTGGTGGGCAATCGGCGACGGCGCCGCCCTCGTCGCTGACCTCGAATCAGCGCCCCCGCGCGAGACATTCCGCGTCGGCCCGCTGCGATCGCGCACCGGCCGGGCGGCCTACCTCGCCGCCTGCGCCCGCGTCATCGAGTACATCCGCGCGGGCGACATCTACCAGGCCAACCTCGCCCACCGCCTCGACGCCCCCTTCGAGGGCAGCTCCCGCGCCCTCTGGCGGGCCATGCTCCACGCCGCCCACCCCTGGCACGGCGTGTACGTCGAATCTCCCGCGCACGCCCTCACGATGTGCGGCGTCAGCCCCGAGCTCTTCCTCGAGTTCGACCCCGCCTCCCGGCGCCTCACCACCCGCCCCATGAAGGGCACGCGCCCCGCGACGCCCGGCGCCAGGGCCGACCTCGAGCACAGCCCCAAGGACCGCGCCGAACTCGCGATGATCGTCGACCTCATGCGCAACGACCTGGGCCGCGTCTGCGAACTCGGCTCCGTCCGCGTCGATCGCCCGCGCGACATCGATCGCCACGCCGCCCTCTGGCAGGCGACCGCCACCGTGTCGGGCACGCTCGAGCACGGGCGCAGCGCGCTGGACGTGCTCCGGGCCGCGTTCCCCTGCGGCTCGGTCACGGGCGCCCCCAAGGTCCGCGCCATGCAGATCATCGACGAACTGGAGCCCGAGCCCCGGGGCCCGTACTGCGGGCTGGCCGGGTTCGTGTCCGACCACGGCGCGTTCTCGTGGGCCGTGTCCATCCGCACCGCGATCGTGCGTCACGCCGCGTCGGGCGCGCGCCTGCACTACAGCGTCGGCGCGGGCATCGTCGCCGACAGCGACCCGCCGGGCGAGTGGCGCGAGACGCTCGCCAAGGCCGCCGCGCTCCGCAAGGCCCTGCGCACCCCCGCCGGGAGCACCCGCCCGTGA
- the trpC gene encoding indole-3-glycerol phosphate synthase TrpC → MTSPIATLDRIIAHKREEVARASRETPLDALRERCAQAEPPRNFFAAVTRPVTHSTSVIAEIKRRSPSSGLLRREYDTRDWRPEDIATTYHRAGAAAISCLTDREFFGGDLSFIARVKAAVPLPVLRKDFIIDAWQVYESRAAGADAILLIAECLSESLLVDLLILAQQLRLTTLLEVHSLDNLLRVRPHVGFPHRSYALLGINNRDLATMTVDLGTTLRMAELVEDRTVLVSESGIRTPDDLRRLRGAGVRIALVGEHLMRQPDPGEALRALLA, encoded by the coding sequence ATGACCAGCCCGATCGCGACGCTCGACCGGATCATCGCGCACAAGCGCGAGGAGGTCGCCCGAGCGAGCCGGGAGACTCCGCTCGACGCGCTCCGCGAGCGATGCGCGCAGGCCGAGCCCCCGCGCAACTTCTTCGCCGCGGTGACGCGCCCCGTGACGCACTCGACGAGCGTGATCGCGGAGATCAAGCGGCGGAGCCCCTCGTCCGGGCTGCTGCGCCGTGAGTACGACACGCGCGACTGGCGGCCGGAGGACATCGCCACAACGTATCACCGCGCCGGCGCCGCGGCGATCTCCTGCCTGACCGACCGCGAGTTCTTCGGGGGGGATCTTTCCTTTATCGCCCGCGTCAAGGCCGCCGTCCCGCTCCCGGTGCTCCGCAAGGACTTCATCATCGACGCGTGGCAGGTGTACGAATCGCGGGCCGCGGGCGCCGACGCCATCCTGCTCATCGCCGAGTGCCTTTCCGAGAGCCTGCTCGTCGACCTGCTCATCCTCGCCCAGCAGCTCCGGCTCACCACGCTGCTCGAGGTGCACAGCCTCGACAATCTCCTGCGCGTGCGTCCGCACGTGGGCTTCCCGCACCGCAGCTACGCGCTGCTGGGCATCAACAACCGCGATCTCGCGACGATGACCGTCGACCTGGGCACCACGCTCCGCATGGCCGAACTCGTCGAGGACCGCACGGTGCTCGTCAGCGAGTCGGGCATCCGCACGCCCGACGACCTGCGGCGTCTGCGCGGGGCGGGGGTCCGCATCGCGCTCGTGGGCGAGCACCTCATGCGCCAGCCCGACCCGGGCGAGGCCCTGCGGGCCCTGCTCGCCTAG
- a CDS encoding NUDIX domain-containing protein, with protein MTDRPPVSAPPGPRLRTDLVDVYVFRRPDGRAPEFLQLRRARPPMHGTWQPVMGHVEPGESAPHAALRELQEETGLSRTSPALRGFWALESVHPFYLAGRDEIVLSPRFAVEVDPAWKPDLTRDPAHPHEPAHDDARWTASADAFIWPGQRACIAEIYALILPEVSPVRAVLAIDPATVAR; from the coding sequence GTGACCGACCGTCCGCCCGTCAGCGCCCCGCCCGGCCCGCGCCTCCGCACCGATCTCGTCGACGTCTACGTCTTCCGCCGCCCCGACGGGCGTGCCCCCGAGTTCCTGCAACTGCGGCGCGCCCGCCCGCCGATGCACGGCACGTGGCAGCCGGTGATGGGGCACGTCGAGCCGGGCGAGTCCGCGCCGCACGCCGCCCTGCGCGAACTGCAAGAAGAAACTGGCCTGTCGCGCACCAGCCCCGCGCTGCGGGGCTTCTGGGCCCTGGAGAGCGTCCACCCGTTCTACCTCGCGGGGCGCGACGAGATCGTGCTCTCGCCCCGCTTCGCCGTCGAGGTCGACCCCGCGTGGAAGCCCGACCTCACCCGCGACCCCGCCCACCCGCACGAGCCCGCCCATGACGATGCCCGGTGGACCGCCAGCGCCGACGCGTTCATCTGGCCGGGCCAGCGCGCGTGCATCGCCGAGATCTACGCCCTGATCCTGCCCGAGGTCTCGCCCGTGCGGGCCGTGCTCGCGATCGATCCCGCGACGGTGGCGCGGTAG
- a CDS encoding TlpA disulfide reductase family protein has protein sequence MPRALLILAVLLFLTIPVRAQEAGEEDAPKLNNLPRTPAAQPGAASTPPAAPQANPARELFVRAARSIREAKSITYSARSYSTGSFLGSTSRAIRADARQVRAPGGILPGWRLRLTGQISAPGGKDPWTDFDVAWLVNGVEWVDHTARTVIEKSGIDARRARGVNAIAAVRLDDLTSPQPFARELAGSEFEPQPTQDLDGTRCEGVLVTFNDGRNRAVWYFSEDDHLPRRVERIITSKDTETGRVVLEWTNVRVDTADPAPTLLASLRVDVPEGYTEDRPPAPVPVPGANTPGGPTFERPAKSEPKDPVNPAPIDPAPADAAPPATPDPTPPPAPRLAPEFELRTPTGDTVSLASLRGSVVLLEFAGSWAVRLREAHAELGPVLERVQGRNVRAYTLAVREKSRDLAIAGHAPPSDALGLLLDADATARAFGAHVFPSYAIVDGAGVLVMPPTRYVPETTMAELSAALDAALGEPAPGADTPPPAP, from the coding sequence ATGCCCCGCGCCCTTCTGATCCTCGCCGTTCTTCTCTTCCTCACCATCCCCGTTCGCGCGCAGGAAGCGGGCGAAGAGGACGCGCCCAAGCTCAACAACCTCCCGCGAACCCCTGCTGCGCAGCCCGGGGCGGCGTCCACGCCGCCCGCCGCGCCGCAGGCAAACCCCGCCCGCGAGCTCTTCGTCCGCGCCGCCCGGTCCATCCGCGAGGCCAAGAGCATCACCTATTCCGCCCGGTCCTACTCCACCGGGTCCTTCCTGGGCAGCACCTCCCGCGCCATCCGCGCCGACGCCCGCCAGGTCCGGGCGCCCGGGGGCATTCTCCCCGGCTGGCGCCTCCGCCTCACCGGGCAGATCTCCGCGCCCGGCGGCAAAGACCCCTGGACCGACTTCGACGTCGCTTGGCTGGTCAACGGCGTCGAGTGGGTCGACCACACCGCCCGCACGGTCATCGAGAAATCCGGCATCGACGCCCGGCGCGCCCGGGGCGTCAACGCGATCGCCGCCGTCCGCCTCGACGACCTCACGTCGCCCCAGCCCTTCGCGCGCGAGCTCGCGGGCTCGGAGTTCGAGCCCCAGCCCACCCAGGACCTCGACGGCACGCGCTGCGAGGGTGTGCTCGTCACCTTCAACGACGGGCGCAACCGCGCGGTCTGGTACTTCAGTGAAGACGACCACCTGCCCCGCCGCGTCGAGCGCATCATCACCAGCAAGGACACCGAGACCGGTCGCGTCGTCCTCGAGTGGACCAACGTCCGCGTAGACACCGCCGACCCGGCGCCCACCCTGCTCGCGAGCCTGCGCGTCGACGTTCCCGAGGGCTACACCGAAGACCGCCCGCCCGCGCCCGTGCCCGTCCCGGGCGCGAACACGCCCGGAGGCCCCACCTTCGAACGCCCCGCCAAGTCCGAGCCGAAGGACCCCGTCAACCCCGCCCCGATCGACCCCGCTCCCGCCGATGCGGCGCCCCCGGCCACCCCCGACCCGACGCCCCCTCCCGCCCCGCGCCTGGCGCCGGAGTTCGAGCTCCGCACGCCAACGGGAGACACCGTGAGCCTCGCGAGCCTGCGGGGCTCTGTCGTGCTGCTCGAGTTCGCCGGCAGTTGGGCCGTGCGTCTGCGCGAGGCGCACGCCGAGCTCGGCCCCGTCCTCGAGCGCGTGCAGGGCCGCAACGTCCGGGCCTACACGCTGGCGGTGCGCGAGAAGTCGCGCGACCTCGCGATCGCCGGGCACGCCCCGCCCTCCGACGCGCTGGGCCTGCTGCTCGACGCGGACGCCACCGCCCGCGCGTTCGGCGCGCACGTCTTCCCGTCGTACGCGATCGTGGACGGCGCGGGCGTGCTCGTCATGCCCCCGACGCGGTACGTCCCCGAGACGACGATGGCGGAACTCTCCGCGGCGCTCGACGCCGCCCTGGGCGAGCCCGCGCCGGGCGCGGACACGCCCCCGCCCGCGCCGTAA
- the trpS gene encoding tryptophan--tRNA ligase translates to MSASPSKPRILTGDTPTGRLHLGHWVGSVERRVALQDEYDCYFLLANMHAFTTRFDKPQDIRQDTIEIVKDWLAAGIDPARSTIVLQTEVPAIAELTWYFAMLLSFNDVMGNPTLIHELETKGLADKYSFGFPMYTVGQCADILAFRPVYVPVGEDQAPHIEMCRKAARKFNQLYCAVPNRTEDADYVQAGGVFPIPRALIGRVGRLPGVGDGTQKMSKSLGNAIFLSDSAKDVQKKINKITTGRQSPTEPGDPDNVLFRFVEAFITDEARVAELKDRYRRGDNLGDGHVKAEVAEAINRLLEPMRARRAEFESPAGDTRIVEIIKDGVKRANVVAEETLYLAKKAMGLDFGKRVLGYDRG, encoded by the coding sequence ATGAGCGCCAGCCCATCCAAGCCCCGCATCCTGACCGGCGACACCCCCACCGGGCGCCTGCACCTGGGGCACTGGGTGGGCAGCGTCGAGCGGCGGGTCGCGCTGCAGGACGAGTACGACTGCTACTTCCTGCTCGCGAACATGCACGCCTTCACCACGCGCTTCGACAAGCCCCAGGACATCCGCCAGGACACCATCGAGATCGTGAAGGACTGGCTGGCGGCGGGCATCGACCCCGCGCGTTCGACCATTGTTTTGCAGACCGAGGTGCCCGCGATCGCCGAGTTGACGTGGTACTTCGCGATGCTGCTGTCGTTCAATGACGTGATGGGCAACCCGACGCTCATCCACGAGCTCGAGACCAAGGGGCTGGCGGACAAGTACTCGTTCGGGTTCCCGATGTACACGGTGGGGCAGTGCGCGGACATCCTGGCGTTCCGCCCGGTGTACGTGCCGGTGGGCGAGGACCAGGCGCCGCACATCGAGATGTGCCGCAAGGCGGCGCGGAAGTTCAACCAGTTGTACTGCGCCGTGCCCAACCGCACGGAGGACGCGGACTATGTGCAGGCGGGGGGCGTGTTCCCGATTCCCCGGGCGCTCATCGGTCGCGTGGGGCGCCTGCCGGGCGTGGGCGACGGCACGCAGAAGATGAGCAAGAGCCTGGGCAACGCGATCTTCCTGAGCGACAGCGCGAAGGACGTGCAGAAGAAGATCAACAAGATCACGACCGGGCGCCAGAGCCCCACCGAGCCGGGCGACCCCGACAACGTGCTGTTCAGGTTCGTCGAGGCGTTCATCACCGACGAGGCCCGCGTCGCCGAGCTCAAGGACCGCTACCGGCGGGGCGACAACCTGGGCGACGGGCACGTCAAGGCCGAAGTCGCCGAGGCGATCAACCGCCTGCTCGAGCCCATGCGGGCACGCCGGGCCGAGTTCGAATCGCCCGCGGGCGACACGCGCATCGTCGAGATCATCAAAGACGGCGTGAAACGCGCGAATGTCGTGGCGGAAGAGACGCTGTACCTCGCGAAAAAGGCGATGGGACTGGACTTCGGGAAGCGGGTGCTCGGATACGACAGGGGGTGA
- the ppdK gene encoding pyruvate, phosphate dikinase, whose protein sequence is MRNKPGKMVYYFGRSRCEGTAEMKPLLGGKGANLADMVSIGLPVPPGFTITTDTCASYYRNGQRLPHGLMNEVHKNIALIEKETGKKFGDNGNPLLVSVRSGAAVSMPGMMDTILNLGLTDASVAGLAASTGNVRFAYDSYRRLINMFGDVVMGVDHHHFEDAFTKIKTKYKAKADTDVPEQGMIELCEAYKAVYQRFKGEVFPQNPFKQLELAIEAVFKSWEGERAISYRRIAGISGLNGTAVNVQTMVYGNMGDDSGTGVAFTRNPATGENALYGEYLVNAQGEDVVAGIRTPIQVDQMPKWNKKVYAQLLEIKAKLEKHYRDMQDIEFTIERGTLYMLQTRTGKRNGFSAVRVACDMVRERLIDEKTALLRIPAQDLTQLLLPSFDPSKKKNADVLTLGIPASPGAAVGKPAFTAAEAVDRAHNGEKVILVRRETSPEDVEGMHSAAGILTSTGGRTSHAAVVACGWGKCCVVGAGELEIDPVKGKMTVKGRTFGREDVISIDGSTGEVIAGHLASVEPKLSGDFSQVMKWADKYRTLGVRTNADTPEDAERARGFGAEGIGLCRTEHMFFEGDRIKVMREMILAETREAREKALNKLLPFQRDDFMGIFKAMKGLPVTIRLIDPPLHEFLPHEEKAQKEMAQQLGVSLEKVRTRVSALHEANPMLGHRGCRLCVTYPEVLEMQVRAITEAAIDCLRSNIKVFPEIMIPLVGTRKELAVLREQVEQVIAQVKESEDYRPRLDIKIGTMIEVPRAAITADEIAEKADFFSFGTNDLTQMTFGYSRDDAGAFLPDYLSREILPHDPFQTLDAGGVGQLVEMGVKKGRATRPDLKVGICGEHGGDPKSVWFFHSAGLDYVSCSPFRVPIARLAAAQAAIKAAK, encoded by the coding sequence ATGCGGAACAAGCCGGGGAAGATGGTGTATTACTTCGGCAGGTCGCGCTGCGAGGGGACGGCGGAGATGAAGCCGCTGCTCGGTGGCAAGGGCGCGAACCTGGCGGACATGGTGAGCATCGGGCTGCCGGTGCCCCCGGGGTTCACGATCACGACGGACACGTGCGCGTCGTACTACCGCAACGGGCAGCGTCTCCCGCACGGGCTGATGAACGAGGTGCACAAGAACATCGCGCTCATCGAGAAGGAGACGGGGAAGAAGTTCGGCGACAACGGCAACCCGCTGCTGGTCTCGGTGCGTTCGGGTGCGGCGGTGTCGATGCCCGGGATGATGGACACGATCCTGAACCTGGGGCTCACGGACGCGAGCGTGGCGGGGCTGGCGGCGAGCACGGGCAACGTGCGGTTCGCGTACGACTCGTACCGCCGGCTGATCAACATGTTCGGCGACGTGGTGATGGGCGTGGACCACCACCACTTCGAGGACGCCTTCACGAAGATCAAGACGAAGTACAAGGCGAAGGCCGACACGGACGTGCCCGAGCAGGGCATGATCGAGCTGTGCGAGGCGTACAAGGCGGTGTACCAGCGCTTCAAGGGCGAGGTCTTCCCGCAGAACCCGTTCAAGCAGCTCGAGCTGGCGATCGAGGCGGTCTTCAAGAGCTGGGAGGGCGAGCGGGCGATCTCGTACCGGCGCATCGCGGGCATCAGCGGGCTGAACGGCACGGCGGTGAACGTCCAGACGATGGTCTACGGCAACATGGGCGACGACTCGGGCACGGGCGTCGCCTTCACGCGCAACCCCGCGACGGGCGAGAACGCCCTGTACGGGGAGTACCTCGTGAACGCGCAGGGCGAGGACGTCGTCGCGGGCATCCGGACTCCCATCCAGGTGGATCAGATGCCCAAGTGGAACAAGAAGGTCTACGCGCAGCTGCTCGAGATCAAGGCGAAGCTCGAGAAGCACTACCGGGACATGCAGGACATCGAGTTCACCATCGAGCGCGGGACGCTGTACATGCTCCAGACGCGCACCGGCAAGCGCAACGGCTTCTCGGCGGTGCGCGTCGCGTGCGACATGGTGCGCGAGCGCCTGATCGACGAGAAGACGGCGCTGCTGCGCATCCCCGCGCAGGACCTGACGCAGCTGCTGCTGCCCAGCTTCGACCCCTCGAAGAAGAAGAACGCGGACGTGCTGACGCTGGGGATTCCCGCCTCGCCGGGGGCGGCGGTGGGCAAGCCGGCGTTCACGGCGGCGGAGGCCGTCGACCGCGCGCACAACGGCGAGAAGGTCATCCTCGTGCGGCGCGAGACGAGCCCGGAGGACGTGGAGGGGATGCACTCGGCGGCGGGGATCCTGACGAGCACGGGCGGGCGGACGAGCCACGCGGCGGTGGTGGCGTGCGGGTGGGGCAAGTGCTGCGTGGTGGGCGCGGGCGAGCTCGAGATCGACCCGGTGAAGGGCAAGATGACGGTGAAGGGGCGCACGTTCGGGCGCGAGGACGTGATCTCGATCGACGGGAGCACGGGCGAGGTCATCGCGGGGCACCTGGCGAGCGTGGAGCCGAAGCTGTCGGGGGACTTCTCGCAGGTGATGAAGTGGGCGGACAAGTACCGGACGCTGGGGGTTCGGACGAACGCGGACACGCCCGAGGACGCGGAGCGGGCGCGCGGGTTCGGGGCGGAGGGGATCGGCCTGTGCCGCACCGAGCACATGTTCTTCGAGGGCGACCGCATCAAGGTGATGCGGGAGATGATCCTGGCGGAGACGCGCGAGGCGCGGGAGAAGGCGCTGAATAAGCTGCTGCCCTTCCAGCGCGACGACTTCATGGGGATCTTCAAGGCGATGAAGGGCCTGCCGGTGACGATCCGGCTGATCGATCCCCCGCTGCACGAGTTCCTGCCGCACGAGGAGAAGGCGCAGAAGGAGATGGCGCAGCAGTTGGGCGTGAGCCTGGAGAAGGTGCGGACGCGGGTGTCGGCCTTGCACGAGGCGAACCCGATGCTGGGGCACCGCGGGTGCCGCCTGTGCGTGACGTACCCCGAGGTGCTGGAGATGCAGGTGCGGGCGATCACGGAGGCCGCGATCGACTGCCTGCGCAGCAACATCAAGGTGTTCCCGGAGATCATGATCCCGCTGGTGGGCACGCGCAAGGAGCTGGCGGTCTTGCGCGAGCAGGTCGAGCAGGTGATCGCGCAGGTGAAGGAGAGCGAGGACTATCGCCCGCGCCTGGACATCAAGATCGGCACGATGATCGAGGTGCCGCGGGCGGCGATCACCGCCGACGAGATCGCGGAGAAGGCCGACTTCTTCTCGTTCGGCACCAACGACCTGACGCAGATGACCTTCGGGTACTCGCGCGACGACGCGGGGGCGTTCCTGCCCGACTACCTGTCGCGCGAGATCCTCCCGCACGACCCGTTCCAGACGCTCGACGCCGGGGGCGTGGGACAGCTCGTGGAGATGGGCGTCAAGAAGGGGCGCGCCACCAGGCCCGACCTCAAGGTGGGGATCTGCGGCGAGCACGGGGGCGACCCCAAGAGCGTCTGGTTCTTCCACAGCGCAGGGCTCGACTACGTGTCGTGCTCGCCGTTCCGGGTGCCCATCGCGCGGCTGGCGGCGGCGCAGGCGGCGATCAAGGCCGCCAAGTAA
- a CDS encoding DUF695 domain-containing protein has protein sequence MDEQWIGHVVEAEEGVLSCLVNTALGEHAPDASRPCCTLVRVPFAEPGEDGMGSQDERDALHDAEESLGEAIAAYGVLHVATVRGAGVLDLWYYSSTEAATHIGPAAKRAMGERAVEVGSQDDPEWSQYGAMFPPPEAFGQYLDWMLIETLESKGDRLEQERPVDHGVYLPTKEAAAAVERDAARAGFEVTDRGVEEGDEAAYFLQLTRTHAVTMDVVQEMRAMLTEMVESHDGVYDGWATAVVE, from the coding sequence ATGGACGAGCAGTGGATCGGGCACGTGGTAGAGGCCGAGGAGGGCGTGCTCTCGTGCCTGGTGAACACGGCGTTGGGCGAGCACGCGCCGGACGCGTCGCGCCCCTGCTGCACGCTGGTGCGCGTGCCCTTCGCCGAGCCGGGCGAGGACGGCATGGGTTCGCAGGACGAGCGTGACGCGCTGCACGACGCGGAGGAGTCGCTCGGCGAGGCGATCGCGGCGTACGGCGTGCTGCACGTCGCGACGGTGCGCGGCGCGGGCGTGCTGGACCTGTGGTACTACTCGTCGACCGAGGCGGCGACGCACATCGGCCCCGCCGCGAAGCGGGCGATGGGCGAGCGCGCGGTGGAGGTCGGCTCGCAGGACGACCCCGAGTGGTCGCAGTACGGCGCGATGTTCCCGCCCCCCGAGGCGTTCGGGCAGTACCTCGACTGGATGCTGATCGAGACGCTCGAATCCAAGGGCGACCGGCTCGAGCAGGAGCGGCCGGTGGACCACGGCGTGTACCTGCCGACGAAGGAGGCCGCGGCGGCGGTGGAACGCGACGCCGCCCGCGCGGGGTTCGAGGTCACCGACCGGGGCGTCGAAGAAGGCGACGAGGCGGCGTACTTCCTGCAACTCACGCGGACGCACGCGGTGACCATGGACGTCGTGCAGGAGATGCGGGCGATGCTCACCGAGATGGTCGAGTCCCACGACGGGGTGTACGACGGCTGGGCGACGGCGGTGGTGGAATAG
- a CDS encoding CPBP family intramembrane glutamic endopeptidase, which produces MIRSSVAIGLVIGAIVGAPSVALGAPPTSGPADAGALRGLLEPWALLHLAWAGAAVAFVLSRGLWRLRARRVTGIPWWLWLNAAIASWLALGACAGLASWVLGGAGNASLRAQSLTALWGYAGGLLCALSLSVHLAKLAPASGLHIRVRGLLLGAALLALGWPLVQGVSLVCVAAHRLATGQPPEQISHPTLRALVDNPREPWAWLMVALAVLVAPVFEEVLYRGFLQSLAVRATGRPWAAVLLTSVIFAAAHLGQGMAWYSLAVIGALGVVLGAAYERTRSLGVPIAMHAIFNAANVALAITTA; this is translated from the coding sequence ATGATCCGGTCGAGCGTCGCGATCGGGCTGGTCATCGGGGCCATTGTTGGCGCGCCGTCCGTCGCGCTGGGCGCGCCGCCAACCTCCGGCCCCGCCGACGCGGGCGCGCTCCGCGGGCTGCTCGAGCCCTGGGCGCTGCTGCACCTGGCGTGGGCCGGCGCGGCGGTTGCGTTCGTGCTCTCGCGCGGACTGTGGCGCCTGCGCGCGCGCCGGGTGACGGGCATCCCGTGGTGGCTGTGGCTGAACGCGGCGATCGCGTCGTGGCTGGCCTTGGGCGCCTGCGCGGGGCTCGCCTCGTGGGTGCTGGGCGGGGCGGGCAACGCCTCGCTCCGCGCGCAGTCGCTGACGGCGTTGTGGGGCTACGCCGGCGGGCTGTTGTGCGCGCTCTCGCTGTCGGTCCACCTGGCGAAGTTGGCACCGGCCAGCGGGCTGCACATCCGTGTACGCGGGCTGCTGCTCGGGGCGGCGCTCTTGGCGCTCGGCTGGCCGCTGGTGCAGGGCGTGAGCCTCGTGTGTGTGGCCGCCCATCGACTGGCGACGGGCCAGCCCCCGGAGCAGATCTCGCACCCGACGCTGCGGGCGCTGGTCGACAACCCGCGCGAGCCCTGGGCGTGGCTGATGGTGGCGCTGGCGGTGCTCGTCGCGCCGGTGTTCGAGGAGGTGCTGTACCGCGGGTTCTTGCAGTCGCTGGCGGTGCGCGCGACGGGGCGGCCCTGGGCCGCGGTGTTGCTCACGTCCGTGATCTTCGCCGCCGCCCACCTCGGGCAGGGCATGGCGTGGTACTCGCTCGCGGTGATCGGCGCGCTGGGCGTCGTGCTGGGGGCGGCGTACGAGCGGACGCGCTCGCTGGGCGTGCCCATCGCCATGCACGCGATCTTCAACGCGGCCAACGTGGCGCTGGCGATCACGACGGCCTAG